From Enterococcus wangshanyuanii, the proteins below share one genomic window:
- the parC gene encoding DNA topoisomerase IV subunit A, with protein sequence MEKRQEVQELTLEEVMGDRFGRYSKYIIQERALPDIRDGLKPVQRRILFSMNKDGNTFEKSFRKSAKSVGNIMGNYHPHGDSSIYEAMVRLSQDWKLREVLIEMHGNNGSMDGDPPAAMRYTEARLSELSGEMLKDIEKDTVDFVWNFDDTEKEPTVLPAKYPNLLVNGSTGISAGYATEIPTHNLAEIIDGTIYLIDHPNASLDKLMEFIPGPDFPTGGILQGKEEIKKAYETGRGKVILRSKTKIEPLKGGKQQIIVTEIPYEVNKATLVKKIDEVRLNKKIEGIAEVRDESDRTGLQIAIELKKDTNAEGILNYLFKNTELQINYNFNMVAIDNMTPHQVGLKRILDSYVAHRKEVITNRSQFELDKAQARQHIVSGLIKALSILDQVIETIRASKDKKDAKNNLVKEYAFTEAQAEAIVTLQLYRLTNTDITQLEKEADELSRQVAELTTILNDEKELFNVMKKELREVKKQYGNARLTQIENEIQEIKIDTQVLVAQEDVVVTVTHEGYIKRSSLRSYSASKPEEIGMKEGDFLLYTGEVNTLDHLLLITNKANVIYRPVHELPDLKWKEIGEHISQTILNLSIDESIIAVYTYKELSPTKTFVFMTKEGMVKQTKMTDFEPWRTYKSRPTNCMKLKSDTDEIVNVYLTNEQKLLDVFLVSHRGFGLRYPLEEVPVVGAKAAGVKAMNLKDQDYVVNGLLVYQEGDTPVVILTQRGSIKRMHAQELTQLGRAKRGLMVLRELKKNPHRVSFMSESSSLELLVTTQSGKQYTIDSQTYPINDRTSNGSFILDEKQDGEILEVHEMHTAELPEKEEAE encoded by the coding sequence GTGGAAAAACGCCAAGAAGTTCAAGAGCTAACTCTTGAAGAAGTAATGGGCGATCGTTTTGGAAGATATTCCAAATATATCATTCAAGAGCGTGCCCTGCCAGATATTCGTGATGGATTAAAACCAGTTCAGCGCAGAATTTTATTTTCCATGAACAAAGATGGCAATACATTTGAAAAAAGTTTTAGAAAATCAGCCAAGTCTGTCGGAAATATCATGGGGAATTATCACCCCCATGGAGACAGTAGTATTTACGAAGCAATGGTTCGTTTAAGTCAAGACTGGAAGCTTCGTGAAGTTTTGATCGAAATGCACGGAAATAATGGTAGTATGGATGGTGATCCGCCAGCTGCTATGCGTTATACCGAAGCACGCTTATCTGAATTAAGTGGAGAAATGCTGAAAGATATCGAAAAAGACACCGTAGACTTTGTTTGGAACTTTGATGATACAGAAAAGGAACCAACTGTTCTACCAGCAAAATATCCGAATCTATTAGTCAATGGCTCAACAGGGATCTCAGCAGGTTATGCAACAGAAATACCGACACATAACTTAGCCGAGATCATAGATGGAACGATCTATCTGATCGATCACCCAAATGCTTCCTTAGATAAATTAATGGAATTTATTCCAGGTCCTGATTTTCCGACAGGAGGTATCCTGCAGGGGAAAGAAGAAATCAAGAAAGCTTATGAAACTGGGCGGGGAAAAGTGATCCTTCGTTCAAAAACTAAAATCGAACCATTAAAAGGCGGCAAACAACAGATCATCGTTACTGAAATTCCTTATGAAGTGAATAAAGCAACTCTAGTGAAAAAAATCGATGAAGTTCGTTTGAATAAAAAAATCGAGGGGATCGCCGAAGTTCGTGACGAAAGTGACCGAACAGGGCTACAGATCGCTATCGAATTGAAAAAAGATACTAACGCTGAAGGAATTTTGAACTATCTTTTCAAAAATACTGAATTGCAAATCAATTACAATTTCAATATGGTTGCTATCGATAATATGACACCGCATCAAGTTGGCCTTAAACGTATTTTAGACAGCTATGTTGCACACCGTAAAGAAGTGATCACAAACCGCAGCCAGTTTGAATTGGATAAAGCTCAAGCCCGCCAGCATATCGTGTCTGGTTTGATCAAAGCGTTATCGATCCTTGATCAGGTCATTGAAACAATTCGTGCATCAAAAGATAAGAAAGATGCAAAAAATAACTTAGTAAAAGAATATGCATTCACAGAAGCACAAGCGGAAGCGATCGTGACTCTACAATTGTATCGTTTGACGAACACGGACATTACGCAGCTTGAAAAAGAAGCAGATGAACTTAGCCGTCAAGTCGCAGAATTGACAACGATTTTGAATGATGAAAAAGAATTGTTCAACGTCATGAAAAAGGAGCTTCGTGAGGTCAAAAAGCAATATGGAAATGCACGTTTGACTCAAATCGAAAATGAGATCCAAGAGATCAAGATCGATACACAAGTATTGGTTGCTCAAGAAGATGTAGTAGTGACTGTTACGCATGAAGGATATATTAAACGGAGCAGTTTACGTTCTTATAGTGCTTCCAAGCCAGAAGAAATTGGAATGAAGGAAGGGGACTTTTTACTTTATACAGGAGAAGTCAACACCTTGGATCATCTTTTATTGATCACGAATAAGGCAAATGTGATCTACCGTCCAGTTCATGAATTACCAGATCTAAAATGGAAAGAAATCGGCGAGCACATTTCTCAGACGATTTTAAATCTGTCTATAGATGAGTCGATCATTGCTGTTTATACCTATAAAGAACTGTCACCGACAAAAACATTTGTCTTCATGACAAAAGAAGGTATGGTCAAACAAACAAAAATGACCGATTTTGAACCTTGGAGAACCTATAAGAGTCGGCCAACAAATTGTATGAAGCTAAAATCTGATACGGACGAAATCGTCAATGTTTATCTGACGAATGAGCAAAAGCTCTTGGATGTCTTTTTGGTGAGTCATCGAGGATTTGGCCTTCGTTATCCATTAGAAGAAGTCCCAGTCGTCGGAGCAAAAGCTGCAGGGGTAAAAGCGATGAACTTAAAAGACCAAGATTATGTGGTCAACGGCCTATTAGTTTATCAAGAAGGAGATACGCCTGTTGTGATCTTAACACAGCGAGGAAGTATCAAGCGAATGCATGCACAAGAACTCACCCAGTTAGGTAGAGCCAAACGAGGACTGATGGTCTTAAGGGAATTAAAGAAAAATCCACATCGTGTGAGCTTTATGTCAGAAAGCAGCTCTTTAGAGCTTTTAGTAACCACTCAAAGTGGCAAACAATATACGATCGATTCTCAAACGTACCCAATTAATGACAGAACTTCTAATGGTTCATTTATATTGGATGAGAAACAAGATGGCGAAATCCTAGAAGTCCATGAGATGCATACTGCAGAGTTACCTGAAAAAGAAGAGGCTGAATAA